The following proteins are co-located in the Anas platyrhynchos isolate ZD024472 breed Pekin duck chromosome 1, IASCAAS_PekinDuck_T2T, whole genome shotgun sequence genome:
- the MRPL48 gene encoding large ribosomal subunit protein mL48, with product MSAAGAKVLCWKKGMLLKQVFALSRAATPRESRLCAAGGALVSCHRQYRSRPTHGIGKYKHLLPKEVPKRKKDKVQMKEINVGTEHEYGDVNIQMTSYDMCLVEHFAQYVHKLCNQFSVRVSESYAMPTKTNEVLFLEERGSKMQLDAVLTTHQRVIQVSGLSSTFAPILLEIIQSNQPEGVHLLVKEHTEADFKSRLKARPELEELLAQMS from the exons GTGCTCTGCTGGAAGAAGGGAATGCTACTCAAGCAGGTGTTTGCTCTTAGCAG AGCAGCAACACCCCGAGAAAGCCGTCTGTGTGCTGCAG GTGGTGCCCTCGTGAGCTGCCACAGACAGTACAGATCCCGACCTACACACGGCATTGGGAAGTATAAACATCTGCTCCCAAAGGAG GttccaaagaggaaaaaggacaaAGTACAGATGAAAGAGATAAACGTTGGGACCGAACACGAGTACGGAGATGTCAATATCCAGATGACTTCCTATGATATGTGTCTCGTGGAGCATTTTGCTCAGTACGTGCATAAACTCTGCAACCAGTTCTCCGTCAGAGTGAGCGAAAG CTACGCCATGCCCACCAAAACCAACGAAGTGCTGTTCCTGGAAGAGCGAGGTTCCAAAATGCAGCTGGACGCCGTCCTTACCACCCACCAGAGGGTTATCCAG gTCAGCGGGTTGAGCTCCACGTTTGCTCCCATACTTCTGGAAATCATTCAGAGCAACCAGCCTGAAGGGGTCCACCTGTTAGTGAAAGAG CATACCGAAGCTGACTTCAAGAGCCGATTGAAGGCCCGACCCGAACTCGAGGAGCTGCTAGCGCAGATGAGCTGA
- the COA4 gene encoding cytochrome c oxidase assembly factor 4 homolog, mitochondrial — MAKPGHSWNRRRSKKEEEEEEEEGEDPVDAMIARTGCTAQHWALQECMAEHRDWRRCQPHVQAFRDCMARQQRPRPQDPEQPQRSPPGH; from the coding sequence ATGGCGAAGCCCGGCCACTCCTGGAACCGCCGCAGGTccaaaaaggaggaagaagaggaggaggaggaaggcgaggACCCCGTGGACGCGATGATCGCGCGGACGGGCTGCACGGCGCAGCACTGGGCGCTGCAGGAGTGCATGGCCGAGCACCGCGACTGGCGGCGCTGCCAGCCCCACGTCCAGGCCTTTCGGGACTGTATGGCCCGGCAGCAGCGCCCGCGCCCCCAAGACCCCGAGCAGCCCCAACGCTCACCCCCGGGGcactga
- the PAAF1 gene encoding proteasomal ATPase-associated factor 1, translated as MAAALRIQSDWSRALRRDEGEAWLSCRSPGKPTLYGSLTRRGLSTEGVPDIAASEGFVVGEITKKSILVSCPHENVSTKFLAPFTTFSRIHQKSVTCLDISSGGGLGVSTSTDGTMKIWQAANGEIRRLLEGHVYDVNCCRFFPSGLVVLSGGMDAQLKIWSVEDASCAVTFQGHKGGILDTAIVDRGRNVLSCSRDGTARLWDCGKSACLGVLADCGSPVNGIAVGTADNSVNLGAPEKTPSEREIGTEGKILLLAREDKKLQGVGLQSRQPVFLFVGSDAFNCCTFLSSTYFLAGTQDGNIYQLDVRNTNAPIQVIQRSGAPVLSLLPYRDGFIASQGDGTCFIIQQDLDYVIDLTEADCDPVYKVASWEKQIYTCCRDGVVRRYQLSDL; from the exons ATGGCGGCCGCGCTGCGCATCCAGAGCGACTGGAGCCGGGCCCTGAG gaggGATGAGGGCGAGGcctggctgagctgcaggagcccgG ggAAGCCGACGCTGTACGGCAGCCTGACCCGCCGCGGGCTCAGCACCGAGGGCGTCCCCGACATCGCCGCCTCCGAGGGCTTCGTGGTCGGCGAAATCACCAAG aAAAGCATCCTCGTTTCCTGCCCTCACGAAAACGTCTCCACGAAGTTCCTGGCGCCCTTCACCACCTTCTCCAGAATCCACCAGAAAAGC GTGACCTGCCTGGATATTTCCAGCGGCGGAGGGCTCGGCGTGTCCACCAGCACGGACGGGACCATGAAAATCTGGCAGGCTGCGAACGGAGAAATCAGA agaCTTTTGGAAGGCCATGTGTATGATGTGAATTGTTGCAGGTTTTTCCCGTCGGGCCTCGTGGTTCTCAGCGGGGGAATGGACGCCCAGCTAAAGATCTGGTCGGTGGAAGACGCCAGCTGCGCCGTAACCTTCCAGGGTCACAAAGGAG gtattttgGACACTGCCATTGTGGACCGAGGAAGAAACGTCCTCTCCTGCTCCAGAGACGGCACGGCCCGGCTCTGGGACTGTGGCAAATCCGCCTGCCTGGGTGTCCTGGCTGACTGCGGCTCCCCTGTCAACGGCATCGCCGTGGGCACTGCTGACAACTCGGTGAACCTGGGCGCTCCCGAAAAAACTCCCA GTGAACGCGAGATCGGGACAGAAGGGAaaatcctgctgctggctcGAGAAGACAAGAAGCTTCAGGGAGTGGgactgcagagcaggcagccg GTGTTCCTCTTTGTCGGCTCCGACGCCTTCAACTGCTGCACGTTCCTCTCGAGTACTTATTTCCTGGCGGGGACTCAGGATGGGAACATCTACCAGCTGGATGTGAGAAACACAAA TGCTCCAATCCAGGTCATTCAGAGATCAGGAGCGCCAGTGCTTTCTCTGCTTCCATACCGGGATGGATTCATTGCCAGCCAAG GTGACGGAACCTGCTTTATCATCCAGCAAGACCTCGATTATGTCATCGACCTCACGGAAGCTGACTGTGACCCTGTGTACAAG gtgGCTTCTTGGGAGAAGCAGATTTATACGTGCTGCAGAGATGGGGTAGTGAGGAGATACCAGCTTTCTGACCTCTAG